A part of Streptomyces sp. NBC_01235 genomic DNA contains:
- a CDS encoding ABC transporter: protein MTALLRYQTALLVRSQRWLPPFLLYAVFLGVGVQGGQPLLDSLGYTAAFLLPVAAWLVRICVANEPPAARSVVAAAVGPARAHLACVLVALTAAVVLGVAATAIVALISDPVGSDHHRSVPVLEAAGAGLLAVLTCALLGAAVGALTAWPVLRSPGRAVPALLLAALLALVVTGSPAQAAVSDLVGGSHSATVHPPVLPLAAAALLSAAATAAACALTSRRSP, encoded by the coding sequence ATGACCGCCCTCCTGCGTTACCAGACCGCCCTCCTCGTGCGCTCGCAGCGCTGGCTCCCCCCGTTCCTCCTGTACGCCGTCTTCCTGGGCGTCGGTGTGCAGGGCGGTCAGCCACTGCTGGACTCGCTCGGCTACACGGCCGCGTTCCTGCTGCCCGTGGCGGCGTGGCTGGTGCGGATCTGCGTGGCCAACGAGCCCCCGGCCGCCCGGAGCGTCGTCGCGGCGGCGGTCGGGCCCGCGCGGGCGCACCTGGCCTGTGTGCTGGTCGCGCTGACCGCGGCCGTCGTGCTGGGGGTGGCGGCGACAGCGATCGTCGCACTCATCAGCGACCCGGTCGGCAGCGACCACCACCGGAGCGTCCCCGTCCTCGAAGCCGCCGGTGCCGGACTGCTCGCCGTCCTGACCTGCGCCCTGCTCGGCGCGGCCGTCGGCGCGCTCACCGCCTGGCCCGTGCTGCGCTCGCCCGGCCGGGCGGTCCCCGCGCTGCTGCTGGCGGCCCTGCTGGCGCTGGTGGTAACCGGTTCCCCGGCGCAGGCGGCCGTCAGTGACCTGGTCGGCGGCTCGCACTCGGCGACCGTTCACCCGCCGGTCCTGCCCCTGGCCGCCGCGGCCCTGCTGAGCGCCGCCGCGACGGCCGCGGCCTGCGCGCTGACTTCCCGCCGATCACCCTGA